In a single window of the Vitis vinifera cultivar Pinot Noir 40024 chromosome 6, ASM3070453v1 genome:
- the LOC100241929 gene encoding glycosyltransferase BC10, whose product MVSSPFAISSVLLLSIPVLFLLAPRILPPRQIPIPLSDEVDDLALFRRAAALDSAHSASNLPSSFTHLGATNPKLKIAFLFLTNSDLHFAPLWEQFFRGNEDLYNIYVHADPTVQVAHPAGVFEDRFIAAKKTQRASPMLISAARRLLATALLDDPYNAFFAILSQHCVPLHSFRFVHHALFAPPRVKSALSVESTRLPVRLRYSSFIEILSNSSSLWKRYTARGRYAMLPEVPFSKFRVGSQFFVLTRRHALVVVKDRQLWKKFKLPCLRSDSCYPEEHYFPTLLSMTDPNGCTHYTLTRVNWTGSTHGHPHTYRSAEISAELIYRLRQSNSNYSYLFARKFTPDCLQPLMNIAGTVIFRD is encoded by the coding sequence atggtATCATCACCATTTGCAATATCTTCTGTGCTACTCCTCTCAATTCCTGTGCTTTTTCTTCTGGCGCCCCGCATCCTCCCTCCGCGCCAAATCCCCATTCCCCTTTCCGACGAGGTCGATGATCTGGCGCTCTTCCGCCGCGCCGCTGCCCTCGACTCCGCCCACTCAGCCTCCAATCTGCCCTCCTCCTTTACGCATCTCGGCGCCACCAACCCTAAGCTCAAGATCGCATTCCTCTTCCTCACCAACTCCGACCTCCACTTCGCCCCGCTGTGGGAACAATTCTTCAGAGGTAATGAAGATCTCTACAACATCTACGTCCACGCCGATCCAACCGTTCAGGTGGCTCATCCAGCCGGAGTTTTTGAGGACCGCTTCATCGCGGCGAAGAAGACGCAGCGGGCCTCGCCGATGCTCATCTCCGCCGCACGCCGCCTCCTCGCCACCGCCCTCCTTGACGACCCCTACAACGCCTTCTTCGCGATCCTCTCCCAGCACTGTGTCCCCCTCCATTCCTTCAGATTTGTCCACCACGCCCTCTTCGCGCCTCCCCGGGTCAAATCTGCGTTGTCGGTTGAGTCGACTCGGCTGCCGGTCCGGCTGAGGTACTCGAGCTTCATCGAGATACTCTCGAACTCATCCTCTCTCTGGAAACGCTACACGGCGAGAGGCCGTTACGCGATGCTGCCGGAGGTGCCGTTCAGCAAATTTCGAGTCGGATCTCAGTTCTTCGTCCTGACGCGGCGGCACGCGCTCGTCGTCGTCAAGGATCGGCAGCTGTGGAAGAAGTTCAAGCTGCCGTGTTTGAGAAGCGACTCGTGTTATCCAGAGGAACACTACTTCCCGACGCTGTTGTCAATGACGGATCCCAATGGTTGCACTCACTACACACTGACTCGAGTCAATTGGACTGGAAGTACACACGGTCATCCCCACACGTACCGGTCGGCGGAGATTTCGGCGGAACTCATTTACAGGCTCAGGCAATCGAATTCCAATTACTCGTATTTGTTTGCAAGGAAGTTCACACCTGATTGTTTGCAACCGTTGATGAATATCGCCGGCACCGTCATTTTCCGGGACTAA